ATGCATACAATGCAATGCTCAGTATTGTTATGGTTGCTCCAATCTATTCTATTTTCACTAATATAAGTTTAGATTATGTTTTTAAAATAATATATCCATTTTTATTCTCTTTAGTACCATTAGGGCTTTATAAAATATTTAAAATACAAACAAGTCCTAAAATTGCATTTGCAGCAGTTTTTTTATTCATGTCATTTAACACATTTTACATAGAATTATTGTCACTTGCAAGAGAAATGACTGCAGAACTATTTTTAGTATCAATGCTGCTTTTAATATTCTCTAAAAAAGTTAATATGAGTTCAATTATTTTATTTATAATTTTTGGGATGGGATTAATTGTATCTCATTATTCAGTAACTTACTTCTTTATATTTACTTTGTTATGTGTTTCTTTAATCCTAATTTTATTCCAGTTCCCTGAAATGATTAGTGATTTAAATAAAAAATCATATATTCTTTTAAATTTCCAAAATTTGAAATATGCTGCTTTAAATGTTTTTATTTTAGGGGTTTTAATGTTATTTACTTATTTATGGTATACTAACATAGCTTTTGGTTATGCATCAGCAGGAATTATTGGAGTATTTCAAGCTGTAAATGTGGATTTTTTGCAGAAAATATATTTATTAATGCTTAAATTTGGAATAATTCAAAATATCTATTTGATACTGGCAATTTTGTTAGTGCTGGGAATTGTGGCAGTTATACTGTTTAGAAAAAATAGAATGACACTAAACGTTAAAATTAGAGAGAATCCTTTAATTCATTTTATAGATCATATTGCTAACTTTATTGAATCTAAAATAAATTATAAAATTATTGCGGTTCTCAGTATAATCATATTAATAGGTTTATTTTTCTTAATAGGGCCACCTAAAACATGGATTGTTTCTGTACTTAGATATTTAAATTATACAACAGTATTTTTCGCGTTGGCTGGATTTTTATTTTCATTTATCTATTTTTCAAAGAATAAGATACAAAAAGAATATTTTGCATTCTCAACCATTACTATTATAATGTTATTTGCAGGCATTTTTTTACCTTCCTTTGAGGTCACGTTTAATATAACCAGAATATATGAGATTTCATTTATGTTTTTAGCGCCTTTTTGCATAATTGGAGGTATATTAATTGTTAAATCTATATTAAAGGCATTGAATAATTTTAAAGTGGATGATACAAAAGATCTTAAAATCTTTTCTATATTTTTAGTAATATTCATGCTTTTTAACACAGGATTTGTTAGCGTTATATCTGGTCAATCAATTCCAATGCACTTAACTGCTCAAAATGGCCAATCTGATTATTATCCGCGTTTTGATCAATCAGAATCAATGGGAGCTAAGTGGTTAGTTGAAAATAAAGTTGATACAAGTATTTATGCAGATGTTTATGGTGTATTTGCATTTTACAGATACATATATTCTCCAATATTGCCTTCTGCTTATAATAATGTTTATCTCATTTCAGATAATAATGATCTTCATTCTTATACATTTTTAAGGAAATTAAATAAAGATAATAATATTTTAATTGGATTTACCAGTAGAACTAATCGTAATAGGGTTTATGCAGATATGGGTCACATAATAAATCCTAAAAATCTAATTTATGAGAATGGAGCATCAAAAATCTATTTTAGTTAATATTTAGAATAAAAATAAAAAATAAGAATAAAGTTGAAAGTTTATTCCACGCTCACAAATAGGTGGAGGGAACGATAAACAGTACTATTATCAGGTAACTTGTAGAGTAAAAACTTTAATTCCTGATTTACACCAGTTCTAGCTGCAGTAAACTTAAATGGTATTTCACGTTTCTCATTATTTGCTAATGTAATATTCTCGTCTTTTAAAGTCTTATTGTTCAATGTAATCATTAATTTGTAGGTTGTAGTTGTATATTCATGATTTACAACACCTACAATTACATTTCCACTTTCACCAAGGGTTAAATTTGTAGGATAACCCCCTGCCTTTTCATCGGGGCCGAGAATATAGAATTCTGTGAATTTTTCACCTTGTTGTGGCACAACAATGATATAGATTGTGGCTAAAATAGAAATTATAAGGATTATAGCTAAAATTTTGGTGATTGTTTTGTCAATATTAAATTTTTTCATAAAATGATTTCCCCTTAATTTTTATTATGGATATCTTAGCAATGTTTATATATTCTATTTATTTTAAATCTTTAAATCATTTGATAAGAATTTTTAGATTTGTTAATTAAATAAACATTTATATTATATAATATTTTTCTATATCACATCTTTACAATTTTGAAATCCAAGTAAAAACATTTATATATACAGTTGATCATTCATTTATCATGATTATTCATGTTGATGTTATAACAATAATAAGTTATATTCTTGCAGTAGTATCTGCAATTATTGTAGGAGTTATATTGAGACTTCCTATACTTCCAGAAAGACCAATAAGACATTCATTTAAAGCAAGTATCATTTTTCCAACTACTGTAATTGCACTGGGGTTATCGGCAATGGTTTTTAAGTTGGGATGGGAAGGAATGATTGTGGGAATAATTATTGGTATAGTTTCTACATTAATTTCTAAATATTTGCTTGGTAGAATACTTCCAATATTTGCAGAACCAGATGAAGGTGAATCTAATGAATGAAATAATTGGAATTATTATTGCAGCTATCCTTTCATGGGTTAATTTTGTTCTTATAGATACATGGATGGGTCTTCCTGAAAAACCAGGTGTAAAAGGAGCAGATGTTATTGGAAGAGATGTTAAAAAGAGAGGCGGAGACTTATCTGGCGGATTCTTCCAGGGAAATATTGTATGTTCTCCTGATGCGTCAGCTGGAACACTTCTTGGAGCTATAGCTTGTTATACAATTGGTATTCCTGAAGGTGGATTTATAGCAGCATTACTTGTTTTTATAGGTAACAGGCTCTGTGCAGACCCTGGCTATGCAGGTACAAGTGGAGCATTGTCAATAACAGTTATAATTGCTTTAGCATCATTTATAGGTATTCCTCCTGAACAATTTATAGTGGGAATGGTTTTTGCAATAGTTACAATACAGGGACTTGATCATCCCAGAGCATCAATATTACTTGGAAAAATCGCTAAAAAAATGGGAAGATATACAGATATAACCTAAACATTAAACTTAAATGATTAAAGAAATAAACCGTAAATAGTGTTATATATCAAAAAGGTAGATAAAGATGTTAATAGAAATTATCGGCATAATTGTTGTATTTATGGCTCTTAGAGTATTATTTTCCAGGGATAGGAGCGAGAGAATGCTTTATTTGAATGCAATGAGTTTTGGTATAACTGCACTTATTGCTTTATACATACAAACACCTTTTGGAGCTATAATAGCAATAACTTATTTTGTGGCCTCTACTTTAAGCTCAAATGCAATAGCATATTCAATTGGAAGAATACAAGAGGAAATTACTGTCAGATAAAAAATATGGTGGAATAATGGCTATCGTAGATCTCATAAATATATCAACAATATCAGCTGCAGTGTCTTTAATAGGAGCGGCAGGTATAATATTACTTCCAAAGCCAATTGATAAGGTTATAATGTTTTCACTGCTTCAGGGAGGGTTTATAGGAATAATTGTGGCTGCAAAGTATTTAGATGTTGCAATGGCTGCTGCATTATTCGACCCAATTTCAACTGTTATCCTTTTAATTGGTATTATAAAATTAAACGATGTTAGACGAAAAAAATTAGAAGCTCAGGAGGAATTGAACATTGCTTGATATTCACATATGGTTCTATACAGGTTGTGTGCTTGTGGTATTAGGTAGTATTGCTACTGTTATTGGCCCAGGGGTTAAAGATCCTATAGTCAGAACTTTGAATACAGAAATTCCTGCTGTAGGCCTTTCAATGATATTTTTAACCTATAATCACACCATAGCACTTCTTACCTTTGTTGCATCAACTGTCATAATAACTATGATACTTTTAAGGGCCATAATAAGGCTTGAAGAGATGGGGGCAAAAGTTTGAAGAGTCTAGGTAGAATTTTAAATGATCTGGCAAATCCCGATAATATCCCTCGGCTTTTTTCATTGGTATTAGGAATAATTCTTTTAGCAGGTTTTTTAGTGCCATTTGCATTGAATGACCATCAAATATATCCAAGACCAGAGCCACAGAACCAGATTAATTCTGGTGATCCTCTTGCACCCTATAATAGGGGCGGAGAAGTGATTGCAGGTTGGGGTATTAATGGTAATTTTCTTATAGAGCCAGGAACTACTGAAGCCCAATATCCTCAATTTTCAGTTAATGTAGGTAAGATAACAGGTTATCTGTCTCCAATGGCCATAACTGTAAAAGACACCACTCTTTATTATGGTACTTCAATTTATTCATCCCCTGGTGGTTTAATAGATGAAATATTGTATTATACAAGGGGTTTTGACACTATTTTAGAGTCATCTATTTTGATGATGGCATTTGTAGTGGCTTCATGGGTTGCACTTAACTTTACAATGAGGAGGGAAGAATAGTGTCAGGCGCTGAAGTTTTAGTACCTACAGTCGTTCCCCAAGTTGTTGTTTCCCTTTATCAGCCAGCAATTATTGTTGGATTACTAACAGGTTTTATAGGTCTTCTGGGAATAGCTTTCAAGAAGGGCGATTTATCTGCTTTGATACTTACAGATATTGTAGGTCTTGCAATGTTGCTCATTGTTGCAGCTGTGGCTACTGATTTAGCAGAGGCATTAATATTACCAGGATTAGTTGTTGAATTAGCAGAAATCCTTGCAATTTCAGAAATACTTATGAGCAGAGAAATGAGGAAAAATGGAAAACCAGCAGAAATGATTCCGCTTCCTTTATCACTGGATATGGAAATTCTGGACACTGCACCAACTTTCCTTGCAATACTACTCATAGCGTATGGTGCGTTTCTCACAGGTTTTACAGGAGGGGCTGTTGCAGGGGTAGGAATACTCTTTTATGTGCTCTCTAAAACAATTAGGGGAGTTCCTTCAAGTATTTGGGAAGGTGTTGCAGGAGCATCTGGTATAGCATGGTGTTTATGGATAGCTGGATTCTTGTTATTCTTTGTAACTCCTCAATACTGGTTATTAGGTTTATTTATGTCTGCATGTGGAATACTTGTAAAAGTAGCAGCAAAAGCAGGACTTATAGGTATTATGGGTAGGGAAGAATTTAAAAGACAAAAATGATTATTACACACTTAAAATGATATGGAGTAACTAAAAATGGATATAGCAACATTAAGTGGACAGTTATTTGGTTACATACCCTTAGGAGACATTGTGCTTTATTTTACCCCATTTAATCTGTTCTTATTTGGAGGAGCACTGTTATTCACGCTTCTTATAGCATTAAGTAATACAGAAACTCAAGTAGAGGCTAGATTTGGCTCCCTAAAGGATAATGAAGTAAAGGTTGATAAAGGCGAGTTTAAAATAAGGAGATTTCTTGCAATTGTATGTGGTCTTGCAACAGCAGGAGCAATGATAACTGGAGATCTTTTCAATTTCACATTGTTTGTAACATTAATTGGTATAGTTAATTTAGGATTAGTAGCAGCTGTAAAACAGGTAGATGTTTTAGATTCAGCATTTCAATATGGTATAATTGCAATGATCGCGTCTCTCCCTTTGTTTGGAGGTGCTGCGACAATTCTTGCTGCTACAGGTACTTTAAGTTTGTTTGAAATCGCTAAATTACAATTTGTAACTCCTATGATGCAATTTGCTTCAATATTGCTTTTAATGGGTATTGCTGGTGAAACAGGCATTGCACCATTTTATGCAACAAAAGCAGAAATGTTTAGAACTGCAGGTTCTCCATTTTTAGTTATAATACATTTAAGTTCATTACTTGTAATTATAAGAGCAATTGAAATATTGCTAATAATCAATTAACCATTTTAAAGGATTAATCAGGTGAAACAATGAATAGGCAGGGTATAATCAGCTCAATAATATTTATAATTTCTTTAGGTAGCATAATATATGCATTAGTATTTAATCCAGTTGAGTGGATGGTTTATGGAATTGCAATTGTTTCTATTCCCTTGAGCATACTTTCATTGGGATTAATTATCATGGCTAAAGCTAAAAAAGAAGAGGAAGAAGATAGAAGGAAAGAACCCTTCATCGGATATTAATATGGAAGTTCAATCGGTGATCAAATGAATCTAATGGCAAATATCCTACTAAACGTTCTTATTGCATTTTTAATTGGAAGCTTGCTTCTTGGTTACTACAGAAAAGTAGTGGCAAGAGTACAGACAAGACCAGGGCCACCAATAATCCAGTATCTTTTACATTTACTTAAATTTTATATTAAAGAGTCATCTTTTCCTAAAACAGCAGCTATGCCATTTTATATTGGAATAGCGAGCATACTTATGGTTATATGGATAACTGCAGTTATTGTAGGGCCTGTGATTCAAGGATCACTCTTAATTATATTTGCAGTATACGCACTTCATAAAATAGTAGAACATAACGCTGGTTCATCCTCAGGTTCGCCTTATGGTAAATTAAGCTGTGTTAGGGCAGTATATTCAGCGGCTGCAGAAGTTCCTCTTTTTGCTGTTCTTGTTATAATCTATCTTAAAACAGGATCAATGGGAATCGGAGATATAATGAACTATCAGGCAGTACATGGTCCATTACTTTATAGTATACCTTTGGCAGCTGCCATGTTCATGGTTTTAATAGTTTCAAAAGCACAATATACTCCTTTTTCAATAACAAAAGGAAAAGATATTGTATCAGGATATGAAACTGAACACTTTGGTCTTTTACGCGGATATCTAATGATGTCTGAATCAATAATGTGGTACATGTTACTTTGGATATTCTTAACAGTATTCATAGGTGCATTGAATCCTGTTGGTTATATAATTGGAATGGTGCTAATTACTACGGCTGTAGCTTTTTTAAGTGCTACTTCGCCACTTTTAAACCCCAATCATTCCGTAGTACTTCAAATACTGTTTGCAATAATTGGTATTGTAGGTTCAATATTACTATTAAATGTATTTTAATGTGTTAAATAATTTATATCTTTGAAAAGGAGAATAAAAATGATGAAAGAAAGGGATACACTTTTCCTAATTGCTCTCGTTGGATTTGGAGCTGTAATTATGAGTGGATTGGCTGTATTAAAGCAGTGGATTATTATACTTCCTTTAGCTTTAGCAATGGCTTTTTTAGCAGTTCTCTTATTCTATCAAAACAGAAAAAAAGCAATTCATATTTCAGAATCTCTTGAAAAATGGGCGTTTATAGCAGCCCTTATATTGTTCATAGTGTCATTTATATTACTTTATAGGCCTGCCTGACTGGTGATAACATGGATCAGATAATTTACCTTGTATATATACTATCATTTGTAATCGGAATGATTACAGGACTTTTACTCAGCTATAAAAAGTATACTGAGCCGTTTGTAAGCAAAAAAATCGATATAATAGCTCTTGTAATCTCCATAATTGGATGGATTTTATTCTTAAATAGCCAAATTATAATAGTAATTCCACAATATATTTCCATTACCATAGGATTATTTTTAGTGGCGAATGTGTTAGGGATGAGACCAGGATATGGAAGATATGAGCTGGCCATTGGATTTGCAGTTTCTGGCATTATTTGGATTTTGGGGATGATTCTTTTATGAAAAACAATGATTTAGGAACAAATGATGAATCATTAATGGAAATTCTAAAAGGAAGAATATTAAATAGTTATAGGTGGCAAGAAGATATAATAAAGCCATTTTCAGAAGAAATGAATATATCAACCGAAACTCTGGAAAAAATATTAATGAAAAGATTGGACATGTCAAGCCTTGAAGCTTTACATCCACGTTTTGAACAATCTAAGTATCAGTGTATATTTGATAAAGCGCATTCAGACTTAAAAATATGCTGGCTTTCAGATATAATGGACATTCTATCTGAAGATGAAGCTAATGCAATAAAAAGTAAAATTGCAAAAGAAGTTGTAGAAGGTAAATCTTATGAAGATGCCATTACAGATGGCAAAAAAGAATTAATAGAATATCTAATGAGGTAAAGAAATGTTAGATTCACTTAAAAGCATTATTAGAAAAAGCTCCATACATGCTTGTCTTATAAATACTGGAGGATGTAATGGGTGCGATATTGAAATAGTGGCCCTTTTATCTCCTCGTTATGATTTAGAACAATATGGTATTTATTTCCATAATAACCCACGAGAGGCTGATGTAATACTTGTTACAGGTCCTGTAGCAGAGCAATGGAAAGAAAATCTTCAAAGAATTTATGCAAAAGCTCCAGAACCAAAAATAGTTGTTTCTATTGGGGCATGCCCCTTAACAGGAAATGTTTATAACCAGGAAGGCTGTGCAATATATCCTCCGTTAAGTGATTTTATTCCAGTAGATGCATCAGTTCCAGGATGCCCACCAAGACCAACAGAAATATTAGCAGCTCTTTTAGCCGTTGGTCCTGACGCAATAGCAGCTAAAGGGAGGCAAAAAGAATGATATTACCAATAGGACCAATTCATCCAGCTCTTAAAGAGCCTTTACGTTTAAAACTTCATACAAGAGGAGAAAAAGTTATAGGTGCTGAAATTGACTATGGATATGTTTATAGAGGCATAGAGAAAGTAATGGAAGGAAAAACCTGGCAGAAATGTGTTTATTTATCCGAAAGAGTTTGTGGAATATGTTCATATATTCATACACAGACATTTGTGGAGACATTTGAAAAAATTGCAGGGGAAGAAGCTCCGTTACGTGCACAATATTTAAGGGTTATTTCAAATGAATTAGATAGAATTCAGAGTCACTTACTCGCCAATTCAACATATTTCAATGTAATCGAGCATGAAACTCTCTTTATGTACATGCTTTCACTGCGAGAATTAGTTATGGATGCTATAGAACTATTAACTGGTAATAGAGTTCATATGGCATGGAATGTAGTTGGAGGGGTGCGTTTAGACGCTAAAGAAGTTCATTTAAAAAGTATAATTGATCTTCTAGATAAACTTGAATCACAATATGCTAAATACCCTGAAATGTTTGAACACGGACCATTATTAGGCCTTAGATCAAAAGATGTAGGATATATGTCTGAAGAAGATGCAATTAAAGCCAGAGCTGTCGGTCCAATAGCAAGAGCGTCATCAGTAAAAGAGGATTTAAGGGCAAATAAGCCTGTTTATAGAGATAATTTTGATTTCAATGTAATCTGGCGAGATGAAGGAGATAATTTCGCGAGAACTATGAACAGGTTCGATGAAGTAACAGAATCTATTAAAATCATTAGACAAGCTATAAATAACCTCCCTGAAGGTAAATTCCGTAAAAAAGTGGATATACCTGCAGGATATGCTGATAATAGAAATGAAGCACCAAGGGGTGAAGTGGCTTATATGATTGAAACAAACGGTAATTTAATTAAAAACATTTCTATAAGAACTCCAAGTATAATGAACATAGATGCATGTGCCCGATACATGTTTAAGGACGTTTCAACTGTTGCAGATGCAATTGCAACTTATGCCAGTGTAGACCCATGTATAGCATGTACAGAAAGAGTTGTAATAGTGGATGAAAATGGTAAAACCTGTGAATTTAATGGTTTACAAGATGTAAAATCAATATAATTTAAAATTACTCACTAAAAATTTTAAAGAGGATAATCATGTCTTCAGTAATATGGTATTTATACGAATTTGCAAGAAAGGGATGGGTTGAAAACTTTGCAGGTGCTGCAACAAATAGAGAAACAGTAGAGGCACCTGATAGATTCAGGGATTTCCCTGAAGTTACAGAAGAGTTATGTATAGCTTGTGGTGCATGTACGGCAGCATGTCCTTCGCCAGCAGCAATAAAACTTGTAAGAACAAAAGATAAGGATGCTGAAAATGGGGAAGGAATGACCTTTCCAGTCATAAATACCGATGCATGTATAAGATGTGGTTTCTGTGCAGAAGTATGTCCTACAGATCCAAAAACACTTAGAACTGGTGAAAGTCATTTAATCAGGGAAGAATTTACCATATTGCCTGCAGAAAAAATGTTTGTCATCGATGATTATCTTTGTATCCGCTGTAAAAAATGTATGAAAGCATGTAAAGTGGAGGGAGCTATTACTGAAGAAGATGGGAAAGTTATGGTAGACCAGTCTAAATGCATAGCATGTGGAGAATGTGCAAAAACATGCCCTGTAAAAGGTGCAATTAAAGGAATATATATTTCCA
This portion of the Methanobacterium sp. genome encodes:
- a CDS encoding DUF2108 domain-containing protein → MAIVDLINISTISAAVSLIGAAGIILLPKPIDKVIMFSLLQGGFIGIIVAAKYLDVAMAAALFDPISTVILLIGIIKLNDVRRKKLEAQEELNIA
- a CDS encoding nickel-dependent hydrogenase large subunit, giving the protein MILPIGPIHPALKEPLRLKLHTRGEKVIGAEIDYGYVYRGIEKVMEGKTWQKCVYLSERVCGICSYIHTQTFVETFEKIAGEEAPLRAQYLRVISNELDRIQSHLLANSTYFNVIEHETLFMYMLSLRELVMDAIELLTGNRVHMAWNVVGGVRLDAKEVHLKSIIDLLDKLESQYAKYPEMFEHGPLLGLRSKDVGYMSEEDAIKARAVGPIARASSVKEDLRANKPVYRDNFDFNVIWRDEGDNFARTMNRFDEVTESIKIIRQAINNLPEGKFRKKVDIPAGYADNRNEAPRGEVAYMIETNGNLIKNISIRTPSIMNIDACARYMFKDVSTVADAIATYASVDPCIACTERVVIVDENGKTCEFNGLQDVKSI
- a CDS encoding NADH-quinone oxidoreductase subunit H, with the protein product MNLMANILLNVLIAFLIGSLLLGYYRKVVARVQTRPGPPIIQYLLHLLKFYIKESSFPKTAAMPFYIGIASILMVIWITAVIVGPVIQGSLLIIFAVYALHKIVEHNAGSSSGSPYGKLSCVRAVYSAAAEVPLFAVLVIIYLKTGSMGIGDIMNYQAVHGPLLYSIPLAAAMFMVLIVSKAQYTPFSITKGKDIVSGYETEHFGLLRGYLMMSESIMWYMLLWIFLTVFIGALNPVGYIIGMVLITTAVAFLSATSPLLNPNHSVVLQILFAIIGIVGSILLLNVF
- a CDS encoding NADH-quinone oxidoreductase subunit B family protein — encoded protein: MLDSLKSIIRKSSIHACLINTGGCNGCDIEIVALLSPRYDLEQYGIYFHNNPREADVILVTGPVAEQWKENLQRIYAKAPEPKIVVSIGACPLTGNVYNQEGCAIYPPLSDFIPVDASVPGCPPRPTEILAALLAVGPDAIAAKGRQKE
- a CDS encoding DUF2206 domain-containing protein, which translates into the protein MNDWKFSQFIKFVLLIQVLILAIVGLELNNINIPILSQFVTFLYLTFIPGFLILRILKLHKLGNIETILYAVGLSILSLMLIGFIMTIFCPLIGISKPITLFYLVITISLYVLALCVLSYLRDRNFHELHFIDINEYFSSKFLFLCLLPFLAILGSYALNFYNNNLISMMLFVFIGLTLVLVIFDKIPGKLYSFTVWIIAISLVYVSSLVSPYVWGWDIQNEYYLANIVIQSSYWNFSLQDAYNAMLSIVMVAPIYSIFTNISLDYVFKIIYPFLFSLVPLGLYKIFKIQTSPKIAFAAVFLFMSFNTFYIELLSLAREMTAELFLVSMLLLIFSKKVNMSSIILFIIFGMGLIVSHYSVTYFFIFTLLCVSLILILFQFPEMISDLNKKSYILLNFQNLKYAALNVFILGVLMLFTYLWYTNIAFGYASAGIIGVFQAVNVDFLQKIYLLMLKFGIIQNIYLILAILLVLGIVAVILFRKNRMTLNVKIRENPLIHFIDHIANFIESKINYKIIAVLSIIILIGLFFLIGPPKTWIVSVLRYLNYTTVFFALAGFLFSFIYFSKNKIQKEYFAFSTITIIMLFAGIFLPSFEVTFNITRIYEISFMFLAPFCIIGGILIVKSILKALNNFKVDDTKDLKIFSIFLVIFMLFNTGFVSVISGQSIPMHLTAQNGQSDYYPRFDQSESMGAKWLVENKVDTSIYADVYGVFAFYRYIYSPILPSAYNNVYLISDNNDLHSYTFLRKLNKDNNILIGFTSRTNRNRVYADMGHIINPKNLIYENGASKIYFS
- a CDS encoding DUF2109 domain-containing protein; translated protein: MLIEIIGIIVVFMALRVLFSRDRSERMLYLNAMSFGITALIALYIQTPFGAIIAITYFVASTLSSNAIAYSIGRIQEEITVR
- a CDS encoding EhaE family protein, with the protein product MLDIHIWFYTGCVLVVLGSIATVIGPGVKDPIVRTLNTEIPAVGLSMIFLTYNHTIALLTFVASTVIITMILLRAIIRLEEMGAKV
- a CDS encoding hydrogenase encodes the protein MMKERDTLFLIALVGFGAVIMSGLAVLKQWIIILPLALAMAFLAVLLFYQNRKKAIHISESLEKWAFIAALILFIVSFILLYRPA
- a CDS encoding DUF1959 family protein, which produces MKNNDLGTNDESLMEILKGRILNSYRWQEDIIKPFSEEMNISTETLEKILMKRLDMSSLEALHPRFEQSKYQCIFDKAHSDLKICWLSDIMDILSEDEANAIKSKIAKEVVEGKSYEDAITDGKKELIEYLMR
- a CDS encoding 4Fe-4S binding protein yields the protein MSSVIWYLYEFARKGWVENFAGAATNRETVEAPDRFRDFPEVTEELCIACGACTAACPSPAAIKLVRTKDKDAENGEGMTFPVINTDACIRCGFCAEVCPTDPKTLRTGESHLIREEFTILPAEKMFVIDDYLCIRCKKCMKACKVEGAITEEDGKVMVDQSKCIACGECAKTCPVKGAIKGIYISNVEGQKEVINLVVHALEDYIEARQDELKGIPAEKVVKFEMPVAEIMKEANEILSDEEIARDIVERVTDRLKLRIITWDDSMCNNCRLCVDECPSGAITYDKENGVQRDNKKCLRCTTCYQTCPFGVAGSYVARFLLTETELKDDEILVTVKPAQLPVRG
- a CDS encoding DUF788 domain-containing protein — translated: MNRQGIISSIIFIISLGSIIYALVFNPVEWMVYGIAIVSIPLSILSLGLIIMAKAKKEEEEDRRKEPFIGY
- a CDS encoding EhaF family protein, which translates into the protein MKSLGRILNDLANPDNIPRLFSLVLGIILLAGFLVPFALNDHQIYPRPEPQNQINSGDPLAPYNRGGEVIAGWGINGNFLIEPGTTEAQYPQFSVNVGKITGYLSPMAITVKDTTLYYGTSIYSSPGGLIDEILYYTRGFDTILESSILMMAFVVASWVALNFTMRREE
- the ehaA gene encoding energy-converting NiFe hydrogenase A subunit EhaA; its protein translation is MIIHVDVITIISYILAVVSAIIVGVILRLPILPERPIRHSFKASIIFPTTVIALGLSAMVFKLGWEGMIVGIIIGIVSTLISKYLLGRILPIFAEPDEGESNE
- a CDS encoding DUF1616 domain-containing protein; its protein translation is MKKFNIDKTITKILAIILIISILATIYIIVVPQQGEKFTEFYILGPDEKAGGYPTNLTLGESGNVIVGVVNHEYTTTTYKLMITLNNKTLKDENITLANNEKREIPFKFTAARTGVNQELKFLLYKLPDNSTVYRSLHLFVSVE
- a CDS encoding EhaG family protein; this translates as MSGAEVLVPTVVPQVVVSLYQPAIIVGLLTGFIGLLGIAFKKGDLSALILTDIVGLAMLLIVAAVATDLAEALILPGLVVELAEILAISEILMSREMRKNGKPAEMIPLPLSLDMEILDTAPTFLAILLIAYGAFLTGFTGGAVAGVGILFYVLSKTIRGVPSSIWEGVAGASGIAWCLWIAGFLLFFVTPQYWLLGLFMSACGILVKVAAKAGLIGIMGREEFKRQK
- a CDS encoding DUF2104 domain-containing protein, translated to MDQIIYLVYILSFVIGMITGLLLSYKKYTEPFVSKKIDIIALVISIIGWILFLNSQIIIVIPQYISITIGLFLVANVLGMRPGYGRYELAIGFAVSGIIWILGMILL